From Gammaproteobacteria bacterium, one genomic window encodes:
- the trpB gene encoding tryptophan synthase subunit beta — translation MKIGASEGRSLLDALLRGDLPDGNGRFGPFGGRFAPETLMPALSRLEKAARQFFADAGACEALDKERRQWIGRPTPLTRARGLEKAWGAQVWLKREDLAHTGAHKINNALGQAHLALKLGARRVVAETGAGQHGVAAAAACARVGLPCSVYMGVLDMERQAPNVQRMHQLGAEVVAVDKGDRTLRAATDEAFRTWVADPEGVYYLLGSAVGPHPYPWLVRELQRIIGDEARSQFAEQAGGLPDALFACVGGGSNAIGLFHAFLGDEKVRIFGVEAGGKGLGPGENAASLSAGRPGVLHGSYSMLLYDDDGQVLETSSISAGLDYPGVGPEHALLQALGRVRYVTADDSEALESLAECCRLEGILPALEPAHAFFAARRWAAENPGTRLLIGLSGRGDKDMPTLTTQAVG, via the coding sequence ATGAAGATCGGTGCTTCCGAAGGGCGCTCGCTGCTCGACGCCCTGCTCCGCGGCGACCTGCCGGACGGCAACGGCCGCTTCGGGCCCTTCGGCGGTCGCTTCGCGCCGGAAACGCTGATGCCCGCGCTGTCCCGTCTGGAGAAGGCAGCGCGCCAATTCTTCGCCGACGCCGGCGCATGTGAGGCCCTGGACAAGGAGCGGCGCCAATGGATCGGCCGTCCGACGCCGCTGACCCGGGCCCGCGGCCTCGAAAAAGCCTGGGGCGCGCAGGTCTGGCTCAAGCGCGAGGACCTGGCCCACACCGGCGCGCACAAGATCAACAACGCCCTGGGCCAGGCGCACCTGGCGCTCAAGCTCGGGGCCCGCCGGGTGGTGGCGGAAACCGGCGCGGGACAGCATGGCGTGGCGGCCGCGGCCGCCTGTGCGCGCGTGGGGCTGCCCTGCAGCGTGTACATGGGTGTGCTCGACATGGAACGGCAGGCCCCCAACGTCCAGCGCATGCACCAGTTGGGCGCCGAGGTCGTGGCCGTGGACAAGGGGGACAGGACCCTGCGAGCGGCTACCGACGAGGCCTTTCGAACCTGGGTGGCCGATCCCGAGGGCGTCTACTACCTGCTGGGTTCGGCAGTGGGTCCGCATCCCTATCCCTGGCTGGTGCGCGAATTGCAGAGAATCATCGGCGACGAGGCACGCTCGCAGTTCGCCGAACAGGCCGGGGGACTGCCTGACGCTTTATTCGCCTGCGTCGGCGGCGGTTCCAACGCCATCGGCCTGTTCCACGCCTTTCTCGGCGACGAGAAGGTTCGCATCTTCGGCGTGGAGGCCGGTGGAAAGGGACTCGGCCCCGGAGAAAACGCCGCGTCGCTGTCGGCCGGGCGGCCCGGCGTCCTGCACGGCAGCTATTCCATGCTGCTCTACGACGACGACGGCCAGGTGCTGGAAACCTCGTCGATTTCCGCCGGGCTGGACTACCCGGGCGTCGGCCCGGAGCATGCGCTGCTGCAGGCGCTCGGCCGGGTCCGTTATGTGACGGCGGACGACTCCGAGGCGCTGGAGAGTCTGGCCGAATGCTGCAGGCTGGAAGGCATACTGCCGGCGCTGGAGCCGGCCCACGCCTTTTTCGCCGCGCGCCGCTGGGCGGCGGAGAATCCCGGCACGCGCTTACTGATCGGTCTTTCCGGCCGCGGCGACAAGGACATGCCCACGCTCACTACTCAGGCAGTCGGGTAG
- a CDS encoding tryptophan synthase subunit alpha yields the protein MSSFVRRGCLDLQYGFVSSTMPGAERIRRAILEARRPALLPFFSAGHPSAGEFHSILEQLADAGDVVEIGVPFSDPMADGVTIQRASEAALANGVSLDWILRELKAHGDPGAPLVLMSYYNPLLAYGLENLAERCGECHVGGLIVPDLPWEECDSVRELFEDHGVGLVQMVTPATPAERMRTLCGGSGGFVYAVTVTGVTGGERRVSDEMTAYLQTVGECSTLPVCAGFGVRSAEQVRTLASVADGVIVGSAVVDCLERGEDPGDFLRSLRA from the coding sequence ATGTCTTCGTTTGTCAGACGCGGTTGCCTTGACCTACAGTACGGCTTCGTGAGTAGTACGATGCCCGGCGCCGAACGAATCCGACGCGCCATCCTTGAAGCCCGGCGGCCTGCCCTGCTTCCTTTTTTCTCTGCGGGACATCCGAGCGCGGGGGAGTTTCATTCGATTCTTGAGCAGCTTGCAGATGCTGGCGATGTCGTGGAGATCGGAGTTCCGTTCTCCGATCCGATGGCAGACGGCGTGACCATCCAGCGCGCCAGCGAAGCGGCCCTCGCCAACGGCGTTTCGCTCGACTGGATCCTGCGAGAACTGAAGGCGCATGGCGATCCGGGCGCGCCTCTGGTGCTGATGAGCTACTACAACCCGCTGCTGGCCTACGGCCTGGAGAACCTCGCCGAGCGCTGCGGCGAGTGCCATGTGGGCGGCCTGATCGTGCCCGACCTGCCCTGGGAGGAATGCGACAGCGTCCGTGAACTGTTTGAGGATCACGGCGTCGGGCTGGTCCAGATGGTCACGCCGGCCACTCCCGCCGAGCGGATGCGGACCCTGTGCGGGGGCAGCGGCGGATTCGTCTATGCCGTGACGGTCACCGGCGTGACCGGCGGCGAGCGCCGGGTGTCGGATGAAATGACAGCCTACTTGCAAACGGTCGGCGAGTGTTCGACGCTTCCCGTGTGCGCGGGCTTCGGCGTGCGCAGCGCCGAGCAGGTGCGCACGCTGGCGAGCGTGGCGGACGGCGTTATCGTGGGCTCGGCGGTCGTGGACTGCCTCGAGCGCGGCGAGGACCCCGGCGACTTCCTCCGCTCGCTGCGCGCCTGA
- a CDS encoding phosphoribosylanthranilate isomerase, whose amino-acid sequence MGRPADRHGPDARCGPTRADRRHAGRGPPEKAAVSLFVKICGVTRHDAVEAAVEAGADAIGFNFHPPSPRFLSPQRATALAGPVPGHVQRVAVMLRPQQAEWDEVLEGFRPDSLQADADCLAELRLPEDVGRLPVYRDHERFDTDNFSIEIPCLFESAVSGKGRPPSWERAALLARRTRVMLAGGLDPENVGEAVRRVRPWGVDVSSGVESSAGVKDPRQVRAFIRAAREADLA is encoded by the coding sequence CTGGGACGGCCTGCTGATCGGCACGGCCCTGATGCGCGCTGCGGACCCACAAGAGCTGACCGCCGCCATGCTGGCCGAGGGCCGCCGGAGAAGGCAGCCGTGAGCCTGTTCGTGAAAATCTGCGGGGTGACCCGTCACGATGCGGTGGAGGCGGCGGTGGAGGCGGGCGCCGATGCGATCGGCTTCAATTTCCATCCACCCTCACCACGGTTCCTGTCTCCGCAGCGGGCGACGGCGCTGGCCGGACCGGTTCCCGGGCACGTGCAGCGCGTTGCGGTTATGCTGCGCCCGCAACAAGCGGAGTGGGACGAGGTGTTGGAAGGTTTCAGACCGGATTCACTGCAGGCGGATGCCGACTGCCTGGCGGAACTGCGCCTGCCCGAGGATGTCGGGAGGCTGCCTGTGTACCGGGACCATGAGCGATTCGATACCGACAATTTTTCGATTGAAATACCCTGCCTTTTCGAGAGCGCCGTAAGCGGCAAGGGGCGTCCGCCGAGTTGGGAGCGGGCAGCGCTCCTGGCCCGCCGCACCCGGGTGATGCTGGCCGGCGGCCTTGATCCCGAGAATGTCGGCGAGGCCGTTCGCCGCGTGCGTCCATGGGGCGTGGACGTGAGTTCCGGCGTGGAGTCAAGCGCCGGCGTGAAGGACCCCCGGCAGGTTCGCGCCTTCATTCGCGCTGCCCGGGAGGCGGACCTGGCCTGA
- the trpD gene encoding anthranilate phosphoribosyltransferase: MNAQTQTLRSMLERLLAGDDLSEGQAEAAMRELAGGEAEPALAGALLASLRLKGESAAELRGFARAMRELAIRPELPAGGPVADVVGTGGDGSGSINLSTGAGLLAAACGVRIAKHGNRAVSSKTGSADVLQALGVAWPNTAEEVTGSLEAHGFAFMFAPYFHPAMKSIAPIRAAIGVRTVFNLLGPLANPARPPFMLVGAFSREAAALMADTLSGLDIERCFVVHGEPGWDEPTPVGRFLLIDVRPGEMRNRSVDPADFGIPRCKPSDLAGGERDYNAATLEGALRGEGAEALSDALVLQAGLVLELVGAASSLREGLGTARDALQAGAAGGLLEDMRAAAP, from the coding sequence GTGAACGCCCAGACTCAAACGCTCCGTTCCATGCTGGAACGGCTGCTGGCCGGCGACGACCTCTCCGAGGGCCAGGCCGAGGCCGCGATGCGCGAACTGGCCGGAGGCGAAGCCGAACCGGCGCTGGCCGGCGCGCTGCTCGCGTCGCTGCGTCTGAAAGGAGAGAGCGCCGCGGAGTTGCGCGGTTTCGCGCGGGCGATGCGCGAGCTGGCGATCCGCCCGGAACTGCCGGCGGGCGGGCCCGTTGCCGATGTGGTCGGCACCGGCGGCGACGGTTCCGGCAGCATCAACCTGTCCACGGGGGCAGGACTGCTGGCGGCCGCCTGCGGGGTGCGCATCGCAAAGCACGGCAACCGGGCGGTGTCCAGCAAGACCGGCAGCGCCGACGTGCTGCAGGCGCTGGGCGTGGCCTGGCCGAATACGGCCGAAGAGGTTACGGGGTCGCTCGAAGCCCACGGCTTCGCCTTCATGTTCGCGCCGTATTTTCACCCGGCGATGAAGTCGATCGCGCCGATCCGGGCGGCGATTGGCGTGCGCACGGTATTCAATCTGCTGGGCCCACTGGCCAATCCGGCGCGGCCTCCCTTCATGCTGGTGGGCGCGTTCAGCCGCGAAGCGGCAGCCCTGATGGCGGATACCCTGAGCGGCCTCGACATCGAGCGCTGCTTCGTCGTGCACGGCGAACCGGGCTGGGACGAGCCCACGCCCGTGGGCCGTTTCCTGCTGATCGACGTGCGTCCCGGCGAGATGCGCAATCGCAGCGTGGACCCAGCCGACTTCGGTATTCCGCGCTGCAAGCCATCCGACCTGGCGGGCGGTGAGCGCGATTACAACGCCGCCACACTGGAGGGCGCCCTGCGCGGCGAGGGAGCGGAAGCGCTGAGCGACGCGCTGGTGCTGCAGGCGGGCCTGGTGCTGGAACTCGTGGGCGCGGCAAGCAGCCTGCGCGAAGGCCTGGGCACGGCGCGGGACGCACTGCAGGCGGGCGCGGCGGGCGGCCTGCTGGAGGACATGCGAGCGGCGGCGCCATGA
- a CDS encoding indole-3-glycerol-phosphate synthase, which produces MSGEFLERMAESSCRRSAEAKEHMAEDELRRRVERLPLPRAIGFSPHGFDLIAEIKPRSPSEGRLAGADFSPAAFARQYASAGAAALSVLTEPSRFGGSLELLADIAKAAGDIPVMRKDFLVDPYQVLEARLHGASGVLLIVGMTDDVNTEAMLATALACGMFSLLEAFGDAELERAREMAGRVDAPRDKILLGLNCRDLRTLEVDRERFGRVDPQNAGGYRMIAESGIEDARQAGELAARGWDGLLIGTALMRAADPQELTAAMLAEGRRRRQP; this is translated from the coding sequence ATGAGCGGCGAATTTCTCGAGCGCATGGCGGAATCCAGCTGCCGGCGTTCCGCCGAGGCGAAGGAGCACATGGCCGAGGACGAGCTGCGCCGCCGGGTCGAGCGGCTGCCGCTTCCGCGGGCCATCGGCTTCTCGCCTCATGGTTTTGACCTGATCGCGGAGATCAAGCCGCGCTCCCCCAGCGAGGGCCGATTGGCCGGCGCCGATTTCTCGCCGGCCGCGTTTGCCCGGCAATACGCTTCGGCGGGCGCGGCCGCGCTGTCGGTCCTGACCGAACCCAGCCGCTTCGGCGGGTCGCTCGAGTTGCTGGCGGACATCGCCAAGGCCGCCGGGGACATACCCGTCATGCGCAAGGATTTTCTGGTCGATCCTTACCAGGTGCTGGAGGCGCGATTGCATGGCGCGTCGGGCGTGCTGCTGATTGTCGGCATGACCGATGACGTGAACACCGAAGCGATGCTCGCCACCGCCCTGGCCTGCGGCATGTTTTCGCTGCTGGAGGCGTTCGGGGACGCGGAATTGGAGCGTGCGCGGGAAATGGCCGGGCGCGTTGACGCGCCACGGGACAAGATATTGCTGGGACTGAATTGCCGCGACCTGCGGACCCTGGAGGTTGATCGTGAGCGGTTCGGGCGCGTGGACCCCCAAAACGCAGGCGGCTACCGGATGATTGCCGAGAGCGGAATCGAGGATGCGCGGCAGGCGGGCGAACTGGCCGCCCGCGGCTGGGACGGCCTGCTGATCGGCACGGCCCTGATGCGCGCTGCGGACCCACAAGAGCTGACCGCCGCCATGCTGGCCGAGGGCCGCCGGAGAAGGCAGCCGTGA
- a CDS encoding SLC13 family permease has protein sequence MPEFPGAHAVMVMLLTVFALYLFTRDRIPLETAGMGVLLLLLLAFHFWPLEQDGELIRPTDFLLNLGHEALVTITALLVAGKGLETTGALRPVALFFTRLWTRQPLLAALLTLVGSAAFSAFVNNTPVVVMLLPVLTAAALHAKQAPSSILLPMGFATLIGGMSTVIGTSTNLLVVKLAEQDLGLPTFGMFSFSLPVLLVGSVAMVFLWLVAPRLVPERTLPLAKANLLFTSTLIIEPGGFADGKTVAEIRARTNNEMLITRIVRGNNVFLHGLDTLQIRAGDRLFVRDTMERLSEYEETLGASLPHGQDRFRDEPQQIAELVVTRGSPLDKRSVRAAHLDEIYGLVPLAIHRAGAREAPTHDLLNARLNTGDVLLVQASRAEIRRLATESAMLVLGRVVELPRAGRAKAAVGIMAAIIVPAALGWVPIVLTAVTGAGLMIAAKCLSWRNVRDAFNVPLTIIIVASLSLGQALIKTGAADWLAQVFVVLSGDLPIPLILSGLMLLMAILTNIVSNNAAAIIGTPIAYSFATGLGAPVEPFILAVIFGANMSFLTPIGYQTNLLIMSAGGYRRLDFLRIGAPLTLIMWLGFSLLLPMMYSL, from the coding sequence TTGCCGGAGTTCCCGGGCGCACACGCGGTGATGGTGATGCTGCTCACCGTGTTCGCGCTGTACCTGTTTACCCGTGACCGGATTCCTCTGGAAACCGCCGGCATGGGCGTGTTGCTGCTGCTGCTGCTGGCGTTCCATTTCTGGCCGCTGGAGCAGGACGGCGAACTTATCCGGCCGACGGACTTCCTGCTTAACCTGGGCCATGAAGCGCTCGTTACGATTACGGCGCTGCTGGTGGCCGGCAAGGGTCTCGAGACCACCGGCGCGCTACGACCGGTGGCCCTGTTCTTCACCCGGCTCTGGACCCGCCAGCCGCTGCTCGCCGCGCTGCTGACGCTGGTCGGCTCGGCCGCTTTCAGCGCGTTCGTCAACAACACGCCGGTGGTGGTGATGCTGCTTCCGGTGCTTACAGCCGCGGCGCTGCACGCCAAACAGGCGCCGTCGTCGATTCTCCTGCCGATGGGATTCGCGACCCTGATCGGCGGCATGTCCACGGTGATCGGCACGTCCACCAATCTGCTGGTCGTGAAGCTGGCCGAGCAGGACCTCGGACTGCCCACTTTCGGAATGTTCTCCTTCAGCCTGCCGGTGCTGCTGGTGGGAAGCGTTGCCATGGTGTTCCTGTGGCTCGTTGCGCCCCGCCTGGTGCCGGAGCGTACGCTGCCGCTGGCCAAGGCCAATCTTCTCTTTACCTCCACGCTGATCATCGAACCCGGCGGATTCGCGGACGGCAAGACGGTCGCGGAGATTCGGGCCCGCACCAACAATGAAATGCTGATTACCCGGATCGTGCGCGGCAACAACGTGTTCCTTCACGGGCTTGACACGCTGCAGATCAGGGCGGGCGACCGGCTGTTCGTTCGCGACACGATGGAGCGCCTGAGCGAATATGAAGAGACGCTCGGCGCCTCGTTGCCGCATGGCCAGGACCGGTTCCGCGACGAACCCCAGCAGATCGCGGAACTCGTGGTGACGCGGGGCTCGCCGCTGGACAAGCGCAGCGTGCGCGCGGCGCACCTGGACGAGATCTACGGGCTGGTGCCGCTGGCCATCCATCGCGCCGGCGCGCGCGAGGCGCCCACGCACGACTTGCTGAACGCGCGGCTGAACACCGGAGACGTGTTGCTGGTGCAGGCATCGCGCGCCGAAATCCGCCGCCTCGCCACGGAATCCGCAATGCTGGTGCTGGGACGGGTCGTGGAACTTCCCCGCGCCGGCCGGGCCAAGGCCGCGGTGGGGATCATGGCCGCCATCATCGTCCCGGCGGCGCTGGGCTGGGTACCGATCGTGCTCACTGCCGTGACCGGAGCCGGACTGATGATCGCGGCCAAGTGCCTGAGCTGGAGGAACGTGCGGGACGCTTTCAACGTGCCTCTGACCATCATCATCGTGGCCAGCCTGAGCCTCGGCCAGGCCCTGATCAAGACCGGCGCAGCCGACTGGCTGGCGCAGGTGTTCGTGGTGCTTTCGGGCGACCTGCCGATTCCGCTGATACTCAGCGGCCTGATGCTTCTGATGGCGATACTGACCAACATCGTCTCCAACAACGCCGCGGCCATCATCGGAACGCCGATCGCGTACTCGTTCGCCACCGGCCTCGGCGCGCCGGTGGAGCCCTTCATCCTGGCGGTGATATTCGGCGCCAACATGAGCTTCCTCACGCCGATCGGCTACCAGACCAACCTGCTGATCATGAGCGCGGGAGGCTACCGGCGCCTGGACTTTCTGCGCATCGGCGCGCCGCTCACCCTGATTATGTGGCTGGGCTTCTCCCTGCTGCTGCCCATGATGTACTCGCTCTAG
- the ubiB gene encoding 2-polyprenylphenol 6-hydroxylase, with protein MRLLFRIIGIVRLLARYGLLRDAGVARPLRVPAWLLLARRRLKGESRGRRLREALQDLGPIFVKFGQNISTRPDLLPQDIAEELARLQDDVPPFPAEEARELLGGFYGRPVEEVFAEFEPEALAAASIAQVHAACLPDGEEVVVKLLRPGIRARIGRDVELLYGVARLASAWWPSTYRLRLVEVVEEYERTLGYELDLTREGANAARLKRSFAGSDIIHVPAVYWDYCRPDVLVMERIHGAPIRDVQALKDAGVDIPELAARGVQIFFTQVFRDSFFHADMHPGNVFVDISDPKNPRYAAVDFGIVGILDERDHHYLGQTLLAFFEQDYARLARLHLYWGWVAPDARAEDLEAAFRVIGEPIFARPLSECSFGRVLGRIFATAQEFDMHLQPQMLLLHKTLLNIEGLGRELYPELDLWETGYPLLKKWMARRAEPGRVMKELRRDLPELRYAVQRLPRALHRLLDRAEGAPSRRRERRPEGRRRLWRQLTGCTLLLVGAVLLGLQAQPPFLSWLAGAAGLLLVLSARPRA; from the coding sequence GTGCGCCTGTTGTTCCGAATCATTGGGATCGTGCGCCTGCTGGCGCGTTACGGCCTGTTGCGGGATGCCGGCGTCGCGCGCCCTCTGCGCGTGCCCGCATGGTTGCTGCTGGCGCGGCGCAGGCTCAAGGGCGAATCGCGCGGCCGGCGCTTGCGCGAGGCGCTGCAAGACCTCGGCCCGATCTTCGTCAAGTTTGGGCAGAACATTTCCACCCGCCCCGACCTTCTCCCGCAGGACATAGCGGAGGAGCTGGCGCGGCTACAGGATGACGTACCGCCATTCCCGGCGGAAGAAGCGCGCGAACTGCTGGGCGGCTTCTACGGACGTCCGGTGGAAGAAGTATTCGCCGAATTCGAGCCGGAAGCGCTGGCGGCCGCCTCGATTGCGCAGGTCCATGCCGCGTGCCTGCCGGACGGCGAGGAAGTCGTGGTCAAGCTGCTGCGCCCGGGCATCCGCGCGCGCATCGGCCGCGACGTGGAGTTGCTCTACGGCGTGGCGCGGCTGGCCAGCGCATGGTGGCCGTCCACCTACCGCCTGCGCCTGGTCGAAGTCGTCGAGGAATATGAGCGCACGCTCGGCTACGAACTGGACCTGACCCGCGAGGGGGCCAACGCCGCGCGCCTGAAGCGCAGCTTTGCCGGCTCCGACATCATCCACGTGCCGGCCGTGTACTGGGACTACTGTCGACCGGACGTGCTGGTCATGGAGCGCATACACGGCGCCCCCATCCGGGACGTGCAGGCGCTCAAGGACGCCGGCGTGGACATTCCGGAGCTGGCCGCCCGGGGCGTGCAGATCTTTTTCACCCAGGTGTTCCGGGACAGCTTCTTCCATGCCGACATGCATCCCGGAAACGTGTTCGTGGACATCAGCGATCCGAAGAACCCCCGCTACGCCGCCGTGGATTTCGGCATCGTGGGAATACTCGACGAGCGCGACCATCACTACCTGGGCCAGACGCTGCTGGCCTTCTTCGAGCAGGACTATGCGCGCCTGGCGCGGCTGCACCTGTACTGGGGATGGGTCGCGCCCGATGCGCGCGCCGAGGACCTGGAGGCTGCCTTCCGGGTCATCGGGGAGCCGATCTTCGCCAGGCCGCTGAGCGAATGCAGCTTCGGAAGGGTCCTGGGCCGGATCTTCGCCACCGCCCAGGAATTCGACATGCACCTGCAGCCGCAGATGCTGCTGCTGCACAAGACGCTGCTCAACATCGAGGGCCTGGGCCGGGAGCTCTATCCCGAACTGGACCTGTGGGAAACCGGCTATCCGCTGCTGAAGAAGTGGATGGCGCGCCGCGCCGAACCCGGCCGTGTGATGAAGGAGCTTCGGCGCGACCTGCCAGAGTTGCGGTACGCCGTTCAGCGCCTGCCCCGCGCACTCCACCGCCTGCTGGACAGGGCCGAAGGAGCGCCGAGCCGGCGTCGCGAACGCCGTCCGGAAGGGAGGCGAAGGCTGTGGCGGCAGCTGACCGGCTGCACGCTGCTGCTCGTGGGGGCCGTGCTGCTGGGTCTTCAGGCCCAGCCGCCGTTCCTGTCCTGGCTGGCCGGCGCGGCCGGCCTGCTCCTGGTGCTCAGCGCCCGCCCGCGCGCCTAA